Within Thermodesulfovibrionia bacterium, the genomic segment CAAGTATTGCAATAAAAGAGGTGCTGCAAAAGATCAGATCGGAAAAAGATTATCTAACGACTCAGAATATAATTGTTCTTGACGGTTTTGGGGATGATGCACAGGAGATAGCCTCTGATTCCATTGACTGGTCAAAAGTATCAGATGATAACTTTCACTATAATCTTCGACAGAAGCCAGGGCCTTTAAACCCTCTTGGCCGAGTAAAATTTGTTTTCCGCAACAGGTTTAATATTTACATGCACGACACCCCTTTTAAAGAGCATTTCAGAAATGACACACGTGGTTTTAGCCATGGCTGCATAAGGCTTGAAAGGCCTATAGAACTTGTTGAGTATTTGCTCAAAGACGATCCTGAATGGCCGGCTGAAAAAATACAGGAAGCAATAAGTAAAGGAAAAGAGAGGTATGTGAAACTTGCAGAATCAGTTGATGTTAATATTATTTACCTGACCGCATGGGTTGATCAAGAGGGTCAGATTCAGTTCAGGAACGACATATATGATAGAGACATGAAACTTGACAAAAATCTAAAAACTCAATAATTAGCTGATTTATTTAACGGCGTGGAAAGAATAAATTAATTAATGTATAATTTAACTTTCTCAAAATCTAAATATGAAAGTGGGGATGTAGTTGTTTATTAGTATAATTATGGTGAGGAAGGAGTTGAAACTGTTTGGATATTAAAGTTCATGGAAGCGATATCGAAAAAGCGTTAAAGATCTTGAAACGCCAGCTTCAGAAAGAAGGACTTTTCAGGGAGATTAAGAATAGAAAGTTTTACGAAAAGCCTTCAGAGAAGAAGAAGAGAAAGAGGATCGAAGCAAGAAAGAAGAGGATGAAGGCGTTAAAAATGAGGACCGAAACAAAGTAACTAATTAGTTTTTGTCATTTAGTTTTATTTAAAAAGACCGGCTCCGCTGCAAAGCAGAGCCGGTCTTTTTTGTTGTTAGAAATTATTTCAGGCGCGGAAAAAAGAAATGGGATAAATTGATTAAGTAAAGACAAAAAACCCCTGCATTAAATGCAGGGGTTTTTTAAGTTAGAAAGTTAGATTTTTACAACATTAATAGCTTTAGGGCCCTTTTCGCCTTCTTCAATATCAAAAGACACTCTCTGCCCCTCAGCCAGGGTTTTGTAACCGTCTCCCTGTATTGAGGTATGGTGAACAAATACATCACCGCCATCCTCACTTGTGATAAAGCCAAACCCCTTGGAATCATTAAACCATTTTACTGTTCCTTCAGCCACTTCTGTACCTCCTTTAAATAGATGTTTCTGTTTGATTTAACTACTCAAGTTCTTGGTAAGCAATAGCAAAAAATATGTGATTACTAATGCCCCCAGAACTTTCGGAGTAAAATAACATGTTTTCAGAAAATAAGTCAATGGATTTATTAAATCAATGGTTATGTAAAAGAAAAACCCTTCACCATATTCCTTCCGCTCTCTTTTGCATTATACAGTGCTCTGTCTGCGATACCTATGAGTTCTTCACATCTGATATCCCTGCCACCCCCGTCATAATATCCGATGCCAACACTAACTGTAATATTTATTTCACCAAAATCTGACCTTTCAATCGTGCTCCTGAGCCTCTCTCCAATCTCCATACCGTACTGATAGGAGGAATATGGGAGTATCAGAGCAAACTCCTCACCGCCATATCTGGCAGCTATATCCGTGACCCTAGTAATGTTTTTAATTATCTCAGCAATTCCCTCGATAACCTTACTGCCTACAGGATGGCCATACCTATCGTTTACTTTTTTAAAAAAGTCTATATCCATCATTATTACGGAGATAGGATAATGATATCTCAATGACCGGGCTATCTCCTCCTTAAGCCTTAATTTGAAATACTTTTGATGATACAGTCCGGTGTGGCCGTCAGTAACCGCTTCCTGATACAGGTTGGCATTCTCAATTGCAATAGCGACCTGATTTGCAAAAGTCTGCAGTATCATCACATCATCATTGTCAAAATTGCCATCTATTTTGTTGATAAGCTGAAGTACACCGATAATCTTATCTTTATCTCTGACAGGGACACAGACCATGCTCCGTGTGTTGAATCCGCTAATCTCGTCTATTCCTATATAAAACCGTTTATCTGATGACACATCATGAATTAATACAGGCTGGCTGTTCGTTGCAACCCATCCTGCAATGCCAAGATCCTTTTTGAACCTCACCAAATTGATTTCATCAGACTTATTACCTACAGCAACCTCAAAAAAAAGTTCATCAGAATCCTGATCAAGTAGCAAAAGGCTCCCGGCTTCCACGCCTAAAAGCTTTATGGCTGATTCAACTGCCAATTTATTAACTTCAGCAGAATCAAGCGATGAAGTCACAAGGGCGGTCATCTCTATCAATGTGTTAAGTTGCTTTAAGCGTTTGTCATTTAACTCTTTCATCTTATTATTACGTGCAATTATTGAACGGCAGTTGTTGTCTCAAAAAAAAGATATTATAAATTTCAATGTAACGAGTTAAATTTACTCTCTTATGACATAACTCATGGAGTTAAATAGATAAAATTAAAAAGCGGAGGAACTGCTACCAGTATCTGACACTGCCGATATCAACATGGACAAAGTTTGATCGAGGGTAGTAGCCTACCCCGCCGGCCTTCAGTTTTTTTGCGATATTCCTTAAAGATTCAATACTACGCCCGGGCACCTTAATGTCCACAGCCATTCCATAGATATGAAAACTGTTACTGCCAACCCCTCTGCTTGTCTTTCTTAGCATCGCGTTTGTCTCGGGTGACCGGTATCCAGATGTTACATGAAAAGGCTGTCTGGCTTTCATATTTTTGTTAATGACATACAGAAGATCCAATAGTTTGGTGTCAATCTCTTTTATACCGCCTGTACGATAGTCACGCAAGATAAAATTTATCTCAGCAAGTGATTCAGGGATATACGCGTCATTTTGCCAGTAAACAGTCTTAAGCTTCTCGTCAGTATGGATGTTATAAAAATATAGGGATCTTTCAGGAACCTTCATTTCCTCAAGGGATGCTGTAACATATGAAGGAAAAAGAGTTGCGGTGACTGTTGCAGCCCCCAAAGCAAGAAAACTTCTGCGGCTTAGTCTATTATTGTTACATGATTTATCCGGTTTCATAGCAGATTCCCAGAAGGACTAGCTTAATTGTAATATTGTTTAGCTATAATTAGCTGAAAGTATGGTATTAAGATTTTAAAGAAAAATAATTTAAAATGCAACCAAAAAATGGAAAGCACAGTTGCCCGTTAAGGATGTAAATATGGTAACTCCTTGAATTATAGGCTAATTATAATTTGAGTATCATTCATCAGCCGACATCCCCCAAGACATACTGGATTATGCTTATTGCCGTTATTGGAGATGTTTCAGTCCGGAGTGTCCTTGGGCCAAGCGATACCTCAGTGAATCCTTTAGCAACAACGATAGATATCTCTTGTTTTGAGAACCCGCCTTCAGGCCCCACAAGGATTGTAATGTTTTTAATTTTGTGACAATTATTCAAAACTTGTTTTAAATTTCTTTCTTCTAAAGATTCAGAGAAGAGAAGCTTTAAAGATCCGATATCTTCTGCAGTGTTAGGTTGGGTATCACATAATTTATTAAAATCAATAGGTTCAATAATCTCAGGGACAATCTCTCTTCCTGACTGCTGCGAAGCAGACAGGGCGATCTTTCTCCATCTTGAGACTTTGTCGCTAGTTCTTATCTGAGACCTTTCGGTAATCAGAGGAACAATTTTGTTTACCCCAAGTTCTGTTGATTTCTGGATTATATGATCCATCTTGTCCCCTTTAGGGAGCCCTTGGATAAGGGTGATTGAGATTGGAGATTCTGATGAATACAATTCTTCTTTGATATTTTCAACAGTTATTGCTTTTTTATGAACAGTTATAATCTTGCAGATATATCTCTTCCCATTTCCGTTGAGAATGGTAATAAATTCACCTGGTTTAGCTCTTAATACAAGAGATAGATATCTTGCGTTTTCCCCTGTGATGATGATCTCTTTTGAGAGAAGCTGTTCAGGTGGGAGGAATATTCGAGCCATAACTAATTATGAGTAATAAAGTAAGAATAAGTTAGGAAAGATATTTCCATAATTGATAATTATTCTTACGCCTGATGCTTGCCAAAGATATCTTTTACTTTGTCCATGAATTTTTTAGATATATCATCCCCGCTGATCTCTGCAAACTCTTTAAGAAGTTCTTTCTGCCGTTTGGTTATTTTCTTGGGCACATCCACTACTATGGTTACGTACTGGTCACCTTTGCCGTAACCGCCCAGCTTTGGGACACCCTTTCCCCGCAAATGGAATATCTTGCCCGAAGGTGTTCCTGAAGGGATATTTAATTGCTCTTTACCGTCTATCGTAGGCACTTCTATTTCAGAGCCAAGAACAGCCTTGACAAATGAGACGGGAACCTCACAATGGAGATCGTTACCTTTACGCTTAAAGAAAGGGTGGGGCTCTACATTTATAATGACATAAAGATCTCCGTTAGGCCCTCCATGAATCCCCGGATCACCCTCTCCTGACACTCTGAGCCTTATACCTGTATCCACTCCTGCCGGCACTTTCAGGTTGATCGAGCTCTTCTTTTTTATCTTGCCGATGCCTTTGCATTCAGAACACGGGTCTGTGATGATCGATCCTTCGCCTTTACATTGGCCGCATGTCCTTGCCATTGTGAAGAATCCCTGCTGAATTCTTGTTTCTCCAGTGCCTTTACATGTTGAGCAAGTTTCAGGTTTTTTTCCAGGTTTAGAACGGGAGCCATTACAAGACCGGCATGTTTCCCATCTCGGCAGATTCAGCTCTTTCTCAACACCGTATACTGCTTCATGCAGGGTCAAGTCAAGGTCATATCTAAGGTCATGTCCCTTTGTAGGCCGTGTTCTTCCGCCTGCAGTACCGCCAAAAAAGCTTCCGAATATGTCTCCAAAAATGTCTCCAAAATCAGACGATCCGTTGAAACCGCCACCCATGCCCTCTGCTGAGCCGAACTGGTCATAATTGGCTCTCTTATTCTGATCACTGAGGCATGAGTAAGCCTCATTGATTTTCTTGAACTTCTCTGTGCTCGCATTGTCACCCGGGTTTCTGTCAGGATGGTACTTGAGCGCAAGTCTCCTGTAAGCTTTTTTTAATTCATCTGCTGATACGCTTCTCTCAACTTCTAAAATACTGTAGTAGTCTTCGCTCAATTGTTAATTTCCTTATTTATCTTTATCAGTTTCTTCAAATTCTGCGTCAACAACATCATCTTTTTGCCCTTGATCTGAAGAAGCTTCCTGATTTCCTCCATGCTGAGCACCTGCCTGTTCTGTTCCTGCAGAGGTTGTCTTATATATCTCTTCAGCAAGTTTGTGCGATGCCTTAGTCAGTTCTTCAACCGCTTCCTTCAGCTTGTCAGCGTTATCCGTAGTCTCTTTCAGGTTTTTACATTTATCAATTGCGTCATTAAGCTTCTTCTTCTCTTCCTCTGATATCTTGTCCCCATGCTCTTTAACTGACTTCTCTACAGAATAGACAAGTGTATCAGCCTCGTTCTTTGCCTCTGCAAGTGCGCGCCTCTTTTTATCCTCTTCAGCATGAGATTCTGCGTCAACGGTCATCTTCTTTATCTCTTCCTCAGATAATCCGCTTGTGGCTGTGATTCGGATAGACTGTTCCTTGCCGGTGCCCTTGTCTTTTGCAGCTACATGCAGTATTCCATTTGCATCTATGTCAAAAGCTACCTCTATCTGAGGAACGCCTCTTGGGGCAGGGGGGATACCAGCAAGCTCAAAATTACCAATAAGCTTATTGTCATTTGCCATCTCCCTCTCTCCCTGGCATATTTTTATCGAAACAGCAGGCTGGTTGTCCGC encodes:
- the rpsU gene encoding 30S ribosomal protein S21 — protein: MDIKVHGSDIEKALKILKRQLQKEGLFREIKNRKFYEKPSEKKKRKRIEARKKRMKALKMRTETK
- a CDS encoding YcbK family protein, whose product is MKPDKSCNNNRLSRRSFLALGAATVTATLFPSYVTASLEEMKVPERSLYFYNIHTDEKLKTVYWQNDAYIPESLAEINFILRDYRTGGIKEIDTKLLDLLYVINKNMKARQPFHVTSGYRSPETNAMLRKTSRGVGSNSFHIYGMAVDIKVPGRSIESLRNIAKKLKAGGVGYYPRSNFVHVDIGSVRYW
- the dnaJ gene encoding molecular chaperone DnaJ — its product is MSEDYYSILEVERSVSADELKKAYRRLALKYHPDRNPGDNASTEKFKKINEAYSCLSDQNKRANYDQFGSAEGMGGGFNGSSDFGDIFGDIFGSFFGGTAGGRTRPTKGHDLRYDLDLTLHEAVYGVEKELNLPRWETCRSCNGSRSKPGKKPETCSTCKGTGETRIQQGFFTMARTCGQCKGEGSIITDPCSECKGIGKIKKKSSINLKVPAGVDTGIRLRVSGEGDPGIHGGPNGDLYVIINVEPHPFFKRKGNDLHCEVPVSFVKAVLGSEIEVPTIDGKEQLNIPSGTPSGKIFHLRGKGVPKLGGYGKGDQYVTIVVDVPKKITKRQKELLKEFAEISGDDISKKFMDKVKDIFGKHQA
- a CDS encoding 16S rRNA (uracil(1498)-N(3))-methyltransferase; protein product: MARIFLPPEQLLSKEIIITGENARYLSLVLRAKPGEFITILNGNGKRYICKIITVHKKAITVENIKEELYSSESPISITLIQGLPKGDKMDHIIQKSTELGVNKIVPLITERSQIRTSDKVSRWRKIALSASQQSGREIVPEIIEPIDFNKLCDTQPNTAEDIGSLKLLFSESLEERNLKQVLNNCHKIKNITILVGPEGGFSKQEISIVVAKGFTEVSLGPRTLRTETSPITAISIIQYVLGDVG
- a CDS encoding cold-shock protein, with translation MAEGTVKWFNDSKGFGFITSEDGGDVFVHHTSIQGDGYKTLAEGQRVSFDIEEGEKGPKAINVVKI
- a CDS encoding sensor domain-containing diguanylate cyclase is translated as MKELNDKRLKQLNTLIEMTALVTSSLDSAEVNKLAVESAIKLLGVEAGSLLLLDQDSDELFFEVAVGNKSDEINLVRFKKDLGIAGWVATNSQPVLIHDVSSDKRFYIGIDEISGFNTRSMVCVPVRDKDKIIGVLQLINKIDGNFDNDDVMILQTFANQVAIAIENANLYQEAVTDGHTGLYHQKYFKLRLKEEIARSLRYHYPISVIMMDIDFFKKVNDRYGHPVGSKVIEGIAEIIKNITRVTDIAARYGGEEFALILPYSSYQYGMEIGERLRSTIERSDFGEINITVSVGIGYYDGGGRDIRCEELIGIADRALYNAKESGRNMVKGFSFT